One part of the Phycisphaeraceae bacterium genome encodes these proteins:
- a CDS encoding DUF883 family protein, protein MTTSSHPAKASRSDEADLRNDLDSIKGDLVQLRVDFNELLRDASGVVKSRVHSAVDTAVAAGKENVHTLEKRIEERPLMAVGIALGVGALIGFMLRR, encoded by the coding sequence ATGACGACTTCGAGCCACCCAGCCAAAGCGTCGCGTTCTGACGAGGCGGACCTGCGGAACGACCTTGACTCGATCAAGGGCGATCTTGTGCAACTCCGGGTCGATTTCAACGAACTGCTGCGGGACGCCTCGGGAGTGGTGAAGAGCCGCGTGCACTCCGCGGTCGACACCGCCGTCGCGGCTGGCAAGGAGAACGTTCACACCCTCGAGAAGCGGATCGAGGAACGTCCGCTCATGGCGGTCGGGATCGCCTTGGGCGTTGGCGCCCTGATTGGCTTCATGTTGCGGCGATAA
- a CDS encoding ABC transporter permease: protein MIGLIARRLLALPLILAAVYTITLILAWSVPGNPLERPEGRRPPPEVIEMMQKQYNLDSFWGFYRSYLANASGASYLARAAAGGPRGGPVFDLGPSLNYPDWTVNEIIGSSLPVSMSLGAGAILIALVLGVGVGVVGAVRPGSAADHATLALSLIGISVPTFVVGTVLLLVFCVWIPLFPVANWGPRAAVLPALTLSLPFAAYIARLTRLGMIEALSSDFIRTARAKGLPESRVVLRHALKNALLPVLSFLGPAAAGAMTGSFVVEKVFSVPGMGQHFVNAVLNKDLFLIIGVVLVYAVMLILFNLIVDVLYRWVDPRIV, encoded by the coding sequence ATGATCGGGCTGATCGCTCGGCGTCTGCTGGCGCTTCCGCTCATTCTCGCGGCGGTGTACACGATCACGCTGATACTGGCGTGGAGCGTCCCGGGCAACCCGCTCGAACGACCAGAGGGGCGACGGCCGCCGCCCGAGGTCATCGAGATGATGCAGAAGCAATACAACCTCGACAGCTTCTGGGGCTTCTATCGGTCGTACCTGGCAAACGCATCCGGTGCGAGCTACCTCGCGCGGGCGGCCGCGGGAGGCCCACGCGGTGGGCCGGTGTTTGATCTCGGTCCGAGCCTGAACTACCCGGATTGGACGGTCAACGAGATCATCGGGTCCAGCCTGCCCGTGTCGATGTCGCTTGGAGCCGGCGCCATTCTGATCGCGCTCGTGCTGGGCGTCGGGGTCGGCGTTGTCGGCGCGGTGAGGCCCGGCTCCGCGGCAGACCACGCCACGCTCGCCCTTTCGCTCATCGGAATCAGCGTGCCGACGTTTGTCGTGGGGACGGTGCTCCTGCTTGTGTTCTGCGTGTGGATCCCGCTGTTCCCTGTGGCGAACTGGGGTCCCCGTGCCGCAGTCTTGCCGGCGCTGACTCTCAGCCTGCCGTTCGCCGCGTACATCGCCCGATTGACCCGCCTCGGCATGATCGAGGCTCTGTCGTCGGACTTCATCCGCACGGCTCGCGCGAAGGGACTTCCGGAGTCGCGGGTTGTCCTGCGCCACGCCCTCAAGAACGCGCTCCTGCCCGTGCTGAGTTTTCTTGGTCCCGCCGCGGCGGGCGCCATGACCGGGTCGTTTGTCGTCGAGAAGGTGTTCAGCGTCCCAGGCATGGGGCAGCACTTTGTCAACGCGGTGCTGAACAAGGACCTGTTTCTCATCATCGGCGTCGTGCTCGTATACGCGGTGATGCTGATTCTCTTCAACCTGATCGTCGACGTGCTGTACCGCTGGGTAGATCCTCGCATCGTGTAA